In Nocardia sp. NBC_01327, the genomic stretch TCGCGAATCGATGATTCCGGGTGCAGCGCAACATCTTCGATGACCGCGAATTCGCTGGGCGCGAAGCGGCGTGAGCCGGTGGTGCCGGTGGCCGTGAAGGCGATGGTCCGCAGGCGGCGAGCGATGAGGTGCAGGCTGGCGGCGTCCATGACTGGCAATGTACATCACTAGTTATGTAATTTAGGATTCATCACTATGTATGGAATTGGTGAGCTTCCCCGCCTGATCAAGTACAGCCTCGACACCCAGGTGAGCCTCGCGCGGTTGCGGCGGTCGCACACCCTCGAAGATCGGGTGGCGGGACGGACCGTGCTGGTCACCGGCGCTTCCTCGGGGATCGGGCGGGCCGCGGCGGTCCGGATCGGGGCCGCCGGGGCGACCGTGGCGCTGGTCGCCCGGCGGGCGGAGGAGCTGCATGAGGTTGCCGCGGAGATCGACACCGCGGGCGGCAAGGCCACCGTGTACCCGTGTGACCTCAATAATTTCGATGAGCTCGATGCGATGGTGGCGCAGGTGCTCGCCGATCACGGCGGCGTGGACATTCTGATCAACAATGCGGGGCGATCCATCCGCCGCCGCCTCGACGAGTCGTACGAGCGGTTCCACGATTACGAACGCACCATGAAGCTGAACTACTTCGCGCCGACACGACTGATGCTCGCGTTCCTGCCCGGTATGCGGGAACGGCGTGACGGCCAGGTCGTGTCCGTG encodes the following:
- a CDS encoding SDR family NAD(P)-dependent oxidoreductase, coding for MYGIGELPRLIKYSLDTQVSLARLRRSHTLEDRVAGRTVLVTGASSGIGRAAAVRIGAAGATVALVARRAEELHEVAAEIDTAGGKATVYPCDLNNFDELDAMVAQVLADHGGVDILINNAGRSIRRRLDESYERFHDYERTMKLNYFAPTRLMLAFLPGMRERRDGQVVSVLSLAVLFGGAGYSAYIASKAALDSLTDSLQAETLTENIRFTTIYMPLVRTPMIAANSLYVNAVALTPEQGAAAICDAIIDRPRRIGPVRGRIANLLDRVVPERFDVVRNARFQQGM